From the Caloranaerobacter sp. TR13 genome, one window contains:
- a CDS encoding tetratricopeptide repeat protein: MKEIEKFFKEKTENLTFIELKSGTKTKFNRFKLESNVPLPILVDELITEIKERRAQDEIKISSIIRGMIYTIGVDSSFPYIDKYKDILYSFDEKIEDFILYNGVKFIKEGSIDDGLIYLKALITLNKESVDGLYNYGVALEEKAKKYLELRDEKKANVFINESTRQFENILEIDDTYSLAFYKLGYHYGLNKQFIKCKIMWEKFLTISENEELKEEIKLSLLEIQDDIIYEEGYNEIFTGNPVKGLEKLLPLKEKYSDWWNLLFIIGLGYRQIGDFVKAKEEFENVLSIVPGQVDTLNELGLCLANLGQYEEAIEKFTEAYQKRPKDYEILCNRGMTYLQMGILDKAKEDIQKAYDVNPLDEITIACMKEIERVEEMA, encoded by the coding sequence ATGAAGGAAATTGAGAAGTTTTTTAAAGAAAAAACTGAGAACTTAACTTTTATTGAATTAAAGTCAGGTACAAAAACTAAATTTAACAGGTTTAAATTAGAATCAAATGTACCTTTACCTATTTTAGTTGATGAGTTGATTACAGAGATAAAGGAAAGAAGAGCTCAAGATGAAATAAAGATTTCTTCAATAATAAGAGGTATGATATATACAATTGGTGTTGATTCTAGTTTCCCTTATATTGATAAATATAAGGATATTCTGTACAGTTTTGATGAAAAAATTGAAGATTTTATACTATATAATGGTGTGAAATTTATTAAAGAAGGCTCCATTGATGATGGCCTAATATATTTGAAAGCATTAATAACATTAAATAAAGAAAGTGTAGACGGTTTATATAATTATGGAGTTGCTTTAGAAGAAAAGGCTAAAAAATATTTAGAATTAAGAGATGAAAAAAAAGCTAATGTATTTATAAATGAGTCAACAAGACAATTTGAGAATATACTTGAAATAGATGATACTTATTCTCTAGCATTTTACAAACTTGGTTATCATTACGGATTAAACAAGCAATTTATTAAATGCAAGATTATGTGGGAAAAGTTTTTGACAATAAGTGAAAATGAAGAATTAAAAGAAGAAATAAAACTAAGTCTTTTAGAAATACAGGATGATATAATTTATGAGGAAGGATATAATGAAATATTTACTGGTAATCCTGTAAAAGGGCTTGAAAAGCTATTACCTCTGAAAGAAAAATATTCAGATTGGTGGAATTTATTATTTATAATAGGTTTAGGATATAGGCAGATAGGTGATTTTGTTAAAGCAAAGGAAGAATTTGAAAATGTACTTAGTATAGTACCAGGGCAAGTGGATACATTAAATGAATTAGGCCTTTGCTTAGCAAATTTAGGACAATATGAAGAAGCTATCGAAAAATTTACAGAAGCCTATCAAAAAAGGCCTAAAGACTATGAAATATTATGCAATAGAGGTATGACATATCTTCAAATGGGCATTCTAGATAAAGCTAAAGAAGACATACAAAAAGCATATGATGTAAATCCTTTAGATGAAATAACTATAGCGTGTATGAAGGAAATTGAAAGGGTAGAGGAGATGGCTTGA
- a CDS encoding B12-binding domain-containing radical SAM protein — MNIVISTLNSKYIHSSLSIRYLKNYCIDSFNNIKLMEFTINQNSEYITGELFKHAPDVLAFSCYIWNIEKTLEICERLKIVRPQTKIVLGGPEVSFDGDKILKKYDFIDFIIYGEGEETFKELLQYLDEGIENYDNIKGLIFRENKRIIVNSPRPLISNLDMIPSPYEGDLNEFKDKIVYFESSRGCPFNCQFCLSSTIKGVRYFTIDRVKEDLLKLIKAGVKQVKFVDRTFNAKKDYALEIMKFIMAQNVKNINFHFEVTAHLLDDEILDFLKCVPEGLFQFEIGVQSTNDKTLEAISRKTNFDRLSKVVKKIKSYENIHQHLDLIAGLPYEDYSSFKKSFNDVFNLQPDMLQLGFLKLLKGSGLRRESEKYGFKFLDKTPYEVLENNYITYEEMLKLKSIEDLLEKYSNSRSFENSLNYVIKNYYGTPFDFFEDFSSYWEQQKLDSISHSKTSLYKIFYNYYLDRINRNIEIFRELLKYDFLLNNRTSNLLDFMKSDKNIDDKDIVHKFLQNESNVNKYLKEFARIPAKKIINKVHFEVFILDILDFIKNDFDVYKISYKESIMLFKYNEDKKVFKKVEVYDITEEMKKIRGESVGNNK; from the coding sequence ATGAATATAGTAATATCTACACTAAATTCAAAATATATTCACTCCTCTTTGTCAATCAGATATCTAAAGAATTACTGCATAGATTCATTTAACAATATTAAACTTATGGAGTTTACAATTAATCAGAATAGTGAGTATATTACAGGTGAATTATTCAAACATGCACCTGATGTTTTAGCTTTTTCATGTTATATCTGGAATATTGAAAAGACTTTAGAAATTTGTGAAAGATTGAAAATCGTAAGACCACAAACTAAGATTGTCTTAGGTGGACCAGAGGTTTCTTTTGATGGAGATAAAATTTTAAAAAAATATGATTTTATTGATTTTATAATATATGGAGAAGGAGAAGAAACATTTAAGGAATTATTACAGTACCTAGATGAAGGTATAGAAAATTATGATAATATAAAAGGACTAATATTTAGAGAAAATAAAAGAATAATTGTAAATAGCCCTAGACCTTTGATTTCCAATCTTGATATGATTCCATCTCCATATGAAGGTGATTTGAATGAATTTAAAGACAAAATTGTCTATTTTGAAAGTTCTAGAGGATGTCCTTTTAACTGTCAATTTTGTTTATCATCAACTATAAAAGGAGTAAGATATTTTACTATTGATAGAGTAAAAGAAGATTTGCTAAAACTTATCAAAGCAGGAGTAAAGCAGGTAAAATTTGTAGATAGGACTTTTAACGCGAAAAAAGACTATGCTCTTGAAATTATGAAATTTATAATGGCACAAAATGTTAAAAATATAAATTTTCATTTTGAAGTTACTGCACATCTTTTAGATGATGAAATATTGGATTTTCTTAAATGTGTGCCAGAAGGTCTATTTCAGTTTGAAATAGGAGTTCAGTCAACCAATGATAAAACACTAGAAGCTATAAGTAGAAAAACTAATTTTGATAGATTGAGTAAGGTTGTAAAAAAAATAAAAAGTTATGAAAATATCCATCAGCATCTGGATTTAATAGCTGGTTTGCCATATGAAGACTACAGTAGTTTCAAAAAATCATTCAATGATGTATTTAATTTGCAACCAGATATGCTGCAATTAGGTTTTTTAAAACTTCTTAAAGGTTCTGGACTAAGAAGAGAAAGTGAGAAATATGGATTTAAGTTTTTGGATAAAACACCTTATGAAGTGTTGGAAAATAACTATATAACCTATGAAGAAATGTTAAAACTAAAGTCTATTGAAGATTTGTTAGAGAAATATTCGAACAGCAGAAGCTTTGAAAATAGTTTAAACTATGTTATTAAAAATTATTATGGAACACCTTTTGATTTTTTCGAAGATTTTAGTAGTTATTGGGAACAGCAAAAACTTGATTCGATTTCACATAGTAAGACTAGTTTGTATAAGATATTCTATAATTACTATTTAGATAGGATAAATAGAAATATAGAGATATTTAGAGAATTATTAAAATATGATTTTTTACTTAATAATAGAACATCTAATTTACTTGATTTTATGAAGTCAGACAAGAACATTGATGATAAAGATATTGTGCATAAATTTCTGCAAAACGAATCGAATGTTAATAAATACTTGAAAGAATTTGCACGTATCCCAGCTAAAAAAATAATTAATAAGGTTCATTTTGAAGTATTTATACTGGACATATTAGATTTCATAAAAAATGATTTTGATGTATATAAAATATCTTACAAAGAAAGTATTATGCTTTTTAAATATAATGAGGATAAAAAAGTATTTAAAAAAGTAGAAGTATATGATATAACTGAAGAAATGAAAAAAATAAGGGGTGAAAGTGTTGGAAATAATAAATGA
- a CDS encoding bifunctional enoyl-CoA hydratase/phosphate acetyltransferase gives MIKSLKELLSMAKEQKTMKLAVAASQDYEVLKAVCDAAKEGIVEPILIGDIEETTNIANEYGLDIEKFEKVDVKDLTEIAKTAVMYVNDGKADFVMKGLIDTSILLKEVLNKEYGLRTDSLLSHVMVYEVPTYHKLLFLTDGGMNIAPGLEEKVKIVKNAIKACKALGYETVKIAVLAAKEKVSPKMPATVDANSLKELGENNEFGEGVIIEGPLALDLAISKEAARIKKFESKVAGDADVLLMPNIEMGNGVGKSLTYFAKAQSAGIIMGAKVPVVLVSRADTHEAKLNSIALGSVIAANR, from the coding sequence ATGATAAAGAGTTTAAAAGAATTATTGAGTATGGCTAAAGAGCAAAAAACAATGAAGCTTGCTGTAGCAGCTTCTCAAGATTATGAAGTTTTAAAAGCTGTATGTGATGCGGCTAAAGAGGGAATTGTAGAACCAATTCTTATTGGGGATATTGAAGAGACAACAAATATAGCTAATGAATATGGTTTAGATATTGAAAAGTTTGAAAAAGTAGATGTAAAAGATTTAACTGAGATAGCTAAAACTGCAGTAATGTATGTAAATGATGGAAAAGCGGATTTTGTAATGAAAGGGTTAATTGATACATCTATTCTACTTAAAGAAGTTTTAAATAAGGAATATGGTTTAAGAACAGATAGTCTATTAAGCCATGTGATGGTATATGAAGTACCAACTTATCATAAGTTACTTTTCTTGACTGATGGTGGTATGAATATTGCACCAGGATTAGAAGAAAAGGTTAAAATTGTAAAAAATGCAATTAAAGCTTGTAAAGCTTTAGGATATGAGACTGTAAAAATAGCTGTATTAGCAGCAAAAGAAAAAGTTTCACCTAAAATGCCAGCTACTGTTGATGCTAATAGTTTAAAAGAATTAGGAGAAAACAACGAATTTGGTGAAGGAGTAATTATTGAAGGTCCTTTAGCATTAGATTTAGCTATATCTAAAGAAGCAGCAAGAATTAAAAAGTTTGAAAGCAAAGTTGCAGGGGATGCAGATGTATTACTTATGCCAAACATTGAGATGGGTAATGGTGTAGGTAAGAGCTTAACTTATTTTGCTAAAGCTCAATCAGCAGGAATTATTATGGGAGCTAAAGTACCAGTTGTATTAGTTTCAAGAGCAGATACTCATGAAGCTAAATTGAATTCAATAGCTTTAGGTAGTGTAATAGCTGCAAATAGATAA
- a CDS encoding indolepyruvate oxidoreductase subunit beta — MSETKNILLVGVGGQGIILASKVLSKGLVDAGFDVKMSEVHGMAQRGGSVTTQVRYGEKVYSPIIGKGQADILVAFEKMEAMRWIEYLKPNGKLVINNYSIPSVPVLTGQVKYPENIIEELKEKVDTTVIDAANAARELGNIRTQNIIMLGALVKALNITEVNWEEAIKETVKEKYIDINLKAFKRGMELV, encoded by the coding sequence ATGTCAGAAACTAAGAACATATTGTTAGTTGGAGTTGGTGGACAAGGTATAATTCTTGCAAGTAAAGTGCTTTCTAAAGGTTTGGTTGATGCTGGTTTCGATGTGAAAATGTCAGAAGTTCACGGTATGGCACAAAGAGGAGGTAGTGTTACTACTCAAGTTCGTTACGGTGAGAAGGTGTATTCTCCTATAATTGGAAAAGGTCAGGCTGATATTCTAGTAGCTTTTGAAAAAATGGAAGCTATGAGATGGATTGAATACCTTAAACCAAATGGAAAGCTTGTTATAAATAATTATTCTATTCCTTCAGTACCAGTATTAACAGGTCAAGTTAAATATCCTGAGAATATTATTGAGGAATTAAAAGAAAAAGTAGATACAACTGTAATAGATGCAGCAAATGCAGCTAGAGAGTTAGGGAATATTAGAACTCAAAATATAATTATGTTAGGCGCTTTAGTAAAAGCACTGAATATTACCGAAGTAAATTGGGAAGAAGCAATTAAAGAAACAGTTAAAGAGAAATATATAGATATAAACTTAAAAGCGTTTAAGAGGGGTATGGAGTTAGTTTAG
- a CDS encoding GNAT family N-acetyltransferase gives MHSISNIESIKHLLNYDKIATINALGKMRFTNNWEIIVDNIEKTRGFILKWDKWNIIYSPEDEVARKMLENINLKGQRFAGVLKKYYDLIKNNEEIEWEEPCYLYYMDKNNLDLARIRHEVKALKLKDAVVVNEYYTYKSKNSLKYITNCIKNRPSSAIFDKNGNPISWAVVREDGSMGIMYTKEEYRGKGLAVSVSIDLAKKVFDIGWTPYVHIVVKNIPSIKLAESIGFKRYGEIVWFGVK, from the coding sequence ATGCATTCTATATCTAATATAGAATCAATAAAGCATTTGTTAAATTATGATAAAATAGCTACAATAAATGCTTTAGGTAAAATGAGATTTACAAACAATTGGGAAATTATTGTAGACAATATAGAAAAGACAAGAGGATTCATATTAAAGTGGGATAAATGGAATATAATATATTCTCCAGAAGATGAAGTAGCTAGAAAGATGCTAGAAAATATAAATTTGAAAGGACAAAGATTTGCAGGTGTGTTAAAGAAGTATTATGATTTAATAAAAAATAATGAGGAAATTGAATGGGAAGAACCATGTTATTTGTATTACATGGACAAAAATAATTTAGATTTGGCTAGAATTAGACATGAAGTGAAAGCATTAAAGCTAAAAGATGCAGTAGTTGTAAATGAATATTATACATATAAAAGTAAAAATTCTTTAAAATACATAACTAATTGCATTAAAAATAGGCCTTCATCAGCTATTTTTGATAAAAATGGTAACCCTATTTCTTGGGCTGTAGTTAGAGAAGATGGTTCAATGGGGATAATGTATACAAAGGAAGAATATAGAGGCAAGGGGTTAGCTGTATCAGTTAGTATTGACCTTGCAAAAAAAGTATTTGACATTGGTTGGACTCCTTATGTTCATATTGTAGTTAAAAATATACCTTCAATAAAATTAGCAGAGTCAATTGGTTTTAAAAGATATGGTGAAATTGTCTGGTTTGGAGTAAAATAG
- the iorA gene encoding indolepyruvate ferredoxin oxidoreductase subunit alpha codes for MKRLLTGNEAVARGAYEAGVTVASAYPGTPSTEILENIAKYKEIYSEWAPNEKVALEVAIGASIAGARSIAAMKHVGVNVAADPLFTFAYTGVNGGCILITADDPGMHSSQNEQDNRYYAKSAKLVMLEPSDSQEAKDFVKLGYEISEKFDVPILLRLTTRICHSKTLVELEERHEVGIKEYNKNIAKYVATPANGRVLHVKLEEKLKKLEEYSNNTPINKVEFNDKSIGIITSGVAYQYAKEVFGDNASYLKLGMTFPLPKQKIREFAKQVDKLYVIEELEPYLETEIKAMGIDIIGKELIPNIGELNPDIIREALLGEKKEIIEMNSEKIVSRPPTMCAGCPHRGLFYVLSKKKNVVITGDIGCYTLGSAPPLETMDTCICMGASVSAGHGFSKAFEVNGKEAKVFGVIGDSTFFHSGITGLIDIVYNKGNAATIILDNRITGMTGHQENPGTGYTLMGEVTEQIDLVKICEAIGVKHIEVINPLDLKETEKAIDKAINTDEPVVIITKWPCVLKKSPKEEIEEYGLDQRKICTVESDKCKQCKLCLKVGCPAISFEEGIGAIIDDTMCVGCDVCLQVCPFNAIVKVGE; via the coding sequence ATGAAAAGACTATTAACTGGTAATGAAGCTGTAGCTCGTGGTGCATATGAAGCAGGGGTTACTGTGGCTTCAGCTTATCCTGGTACTCCTAGTACGGAGATACTAGAAAACATAGCAAAATATAAAGAAATTTATTCTGAATGGGCACCAAATGAAAAAGTTGCTTTAGAAGTAGCAATAGGTGCATCAATAGCAGGAGCAAGGTCAATTGCAGCTATGAAACACGTAGGTGTTAATGTAGCAGCAGATCCATTATTTACTTTTGCGTATACTGGAGTAAATGGAGGATGTATTTTAATAACTGCAGATGATCCTGGAATGCATAGTTCTCAAAACGAACAGGATAACAGATATTATGCAAAATCAGCAAAATTAGTTATGCTTGAGCCAAGCGATAGCCAAGAAGCTAAAGATTTTGTTAAATTAGGTTATGAAATAAGTGAAAAGTTTGATGTTCCAATTCTTTTAAGATTAACTACAAGAATATGCCATAGTAAAACATTAGTTGAATTAGAAGAAAGACACGAAGTAGGAATTAAAGAATATAATAAAAATATTGCTAAATATGTAGCTACACCAGCTAATGGTAGAGTATTACATGTAAAATTAGAAGAAAAGTTAAAGAAATTAGAAGAATATAGTAATAATACTCCAATAAATAAAGTTGAATTTAATGATAAGAGTATAGGTATCATTACATCAGGTGTTGCTTATCAATATGCTAAAGAAGTTTTTGGAGACAATGCTTCTTACTTAAAACTAGGTATGACATTCCCACTACCAAAGCAAAAAATTAGAGAGTTTGCTAAACAGGTAGATAAATTGTATGTAATTGAAGAATTAGAACCATATTTAGAAACTGAAATCAAAGCTATGGGTATAGATATTATTGGAAAAGAACTTATACCAAATATCGGTGAGCTTAATCCTGACATAATTAGAGAAGCATTATTAGGTGAAAAGAAAGAAATTATTGAAATGAATAGTGAAAAAATTGTTTCTAGACCGCCTACAATGTGTGCAGGTTGTCCACATAGAGGATTATTCTACGTATTAAGTAAAAAGAAGAATGTTGTAATAACTGGGGATATAGGATGTTATACTCTTGGTTCAGCTCCACCATTAGAAACTATGGATACTTGTATCTGTATGGGTGCAAGTGTAAGTGCAGGGCATGGATTTAGCAAAGCATTTGAAGTTAATGGAAAAGAGGCTAAAGTATTTGGAGTTATAGGAGACTCTACGTTCTTCCATTCAGGTATTACTGGTCTGATAGATATTGTATACAATAAAGGTAATGCAGCAACTATTATACTTGACAATAGAATAACAGGAATGACTGGACACCAAGAGAATCCAGGTACTGGTTATACATTGATGGGTGAAGTGACAGAACAGATAGATTTAGTAAAAATCTGTGAAGCTATTGGAGTTAAACATATTGAAGTTATTAATCCATTAGACTTAAAAGAAACTGAAAAAGCTATAGATAAGGCGATTAATACTGATGAACCTGTAGTTATTATAACTAAGTGGCCATGTGTTCTTAAAAAGTCACCAAAAGAAGAAATTGAAGAATATGGATTAGATCAGAGAAAAATATGTACAGTTGAATCAGACAAGTGTAAGCAATGTAAACTTTGCCTAAAAGTAGGATGTCCTGCTATATCATTTGAAGAAGGCATTGGAGCAATTATTGATGATACAATGTGTGTAGGCTGTGATGTATGTCTTCAAGTATGTCCATTCAATGCAATAGTAAAGGTGGGTGAGTAA
- a CDS encoding MATE family efflux transporter — MIFENNSRLKIIWGLAWPVMVSQILQTLLQIIDMFFVSNIGVNEAAAAGIGTSIIGVIIVVTQLIATGTIALISRKTGEKDEKGVLEVTGQALILSVTVGILISALSFSLSTSIIKLFGLEAQVAKNSINYLKIVSLSIPFVFFNLTGRAILQAKGDTKTPMLIFGLMNLINIILDPILIYGLFYFPKFMFVGAPLATAISNVFASVLMFKTILRKIFNNELKKYLQVLSIRISLIGKILKIGSYSALQAIARPITGLVMYKIANYSGTKAVAAFTIGGRMFNLVFIFLAGLNLSISVLIGQNLGKQDIKAAETIVKDGIKLALINMIIFSLPYFVLAKYLMFIFTKDIQVINIGVNYLRIVYIGVIFVIYPVVYGGAFVGAGDTAPPMIASLLANLCFKLPMAYILSKVFNMGANGVWIAISLSVLLEAAIIIYYFRLEKWKYKKV, encoded by the coding sequence ATGATTTTTGAAAATAATAGTAGATTGAAGATAATATGGGGTTTGGCTTGGCCTGTTATGGTGAGTCAGATTTTACAAACATTATTACAGATAATAGATATGTTTTTTGTTTCTAATATAGGAGTAAATGAAGCTGCTGCAGCTGGTATTGGTACTTCAATTATTGGAGTTATTATTGTTGTAACTCAGTTAATTGCTACAGGAACGATAGCCTTAATTTCTAGAAAAACCGGTGAGAAAGATGAAAAAGGAGTTTTAGAAGTAACAGGACAAGCTTTAATACTTTCAGTTACAGTAGGGATATTAATATCGGCATTGAGCTTTAGTTTGTCTACTTCTATAATAAAATTATTTGGGCTAGAGGCACAAGTTGCAAAAAATTCTATTAACTATTTGAAGATTGTTTCATTAAGTATACCTTTTGTATTTTTTAATTTAACAGGCAGAGCCATATTACAGGCAAAAGGAGATACAAAAACTCCAATGCTGATTTTTGGACTTATGAATTTGATAAATATTATTCTTGATCCTATATTAATATACGGATTGTTTTATTTCCCGAAGTTTATGTTTGTAGGAGCTCCATTAGCAACAGCTATATCGAATGTGTTTGCTTCAGTTTTGATGTTTAAAACTATTTTAAGGAAAATATTTAATAATGAGCTTAAAAAATATTTGCAAGTTTTAAGTATTAGAATAAGTTTAATAGGTAAGATATTAAAAATAGGATCATATTCTGCACTGCAGGCTATTGCTAGACCTATAACTGGGCTTGTGATGTATAAAATAGCAAATTATTCTGGCACAAAAGCAGTTGCAGCTTTTACTATAGGGGGCAGGATGTTTAATCTAGTATTCATTTTTTTAGCAGGATTAAATTTATCAATTTCTGTTCTTATAGGTCAAAATCTTGGGAAACAAGATATAAAAGCAGCTGAAACAATAGTTAAAGATGGAATAAAATTAGCATTGATTAATATGATAATATTTTCACTTCCTTATTTTGTATTAGCTAAATATTTAATGTTTATTTTTACTAAAGATATTCAGGTAATTAATATAGGTGTAAATTATCTAAGAATAGTTTATATTGGTGTAATTTTTGTTATTTATCCAGTTGTATATGGGGGAGCTTTTGTTGGAGCTGGAGACACAGCACCACCTATGATTGCGTCACTGTTAGCAAATTTGTGTTTTAAACTACCGATGGCATACATATTGAGCAAAGTATTTAATATGGGTGCAAATGGTGTTTGGATAGCAATTAGTTTGTCTGTTTTGCTTGAAGCTGCAATAATAATATACTATTTCAGATTAGAAAAATGGAAGTATAAAAAAGTTTAA